A genomic region of Bacillota bacterium contains the following coding sequences:
- the sigH gene encoding RNA polymerase sporulation sigma factor SigH has translation MFHYDTMVDEEIVEYARDGNDGALEFLINKYKNFVRAKARSYFLIGADREDIIQEGMIGLYKAIRDFRSDKLSSFRAFAELCITRQIITAIKTATRQKHIPLNSYVSLNKPIYDEDSDRTLLDVLSGSKITDPEELIISREEFGDIEEKMGEILSDLEWKVLMSYLDGKSYQEIAVDLKRHVKSIDNALQRVKRKLERYLDKRNEAAEADKARSEPH, from the coding sequence ATGTTCCATTACGACACGATGGTCGACGAGGAGATCGTCGAGTACGCCAGGGACGGCAACGACGGCGCCCTGGAGTTCCTGATTAATAAGTACAAGAACTTCGTGCGGGCCAAGGCCCGCTCGTACTTCCTGATCGGCGCCGACCGCGAGGACATCATCCAGGAAGGCATGATCGGGCTGTACAAAGCGATCCGGGACTTTCGCAGCGACAAGCTGTCCTCGTTCCGGGCTTTCGCCGAGCTCTGCATCACTCGCCAGATCATCACGGCGATCAAGACGGCGACCCGGCAGAAACACATCCCGCTGAATTCCTACGTCTCCCTGAACAAGCCGATTTACGATGAGGATTCCGACCGCACCCTCCTCGACGTCCTCTCGGGCTCAAAGATAACCGACCCCGAGGAACTGATCATCAGCCGGGAAGAGTTCGGCGATATCGAGGAGAAGATGGGCGAGATCCTGAGCGACCTCGAATGGAAGGTCCTCATGTCCTACTTGGACGGCAAGTCGTACCAGGAGATCGCCGTCGACCTGAAGCGCCACGTCAAATCGATCGACAACGCCCTCCAGCGGGTCAAGCGCAAGCTCGAGCGATACTTGGACAAGCGCAACGAAGCGGCTGAAGCCGATAAGGCACGCAGCGAGCCCCACTAA
- the rlmB gene encoding 23S rRNA (guanosine(2251)-2'-O)-methyltransferase RlmB yields MGPAGREQIEGRNPVLEALRAGREIDRVIIAKGLERGFLERLKAMAGERAIAIEAVDRSKLDALAQTRAHQGVLAYAPARRQVDLSDLLARANRSEPALLVALDGVEDPQNLGAIIRSAEAAGAHGVVATERRSAPLGPGAIKASAGAVEHLPVARVVNLARAIEEMKEAGVWVFGADGGGDRVYHEADLSGPVVLVIGGEGRGLSRLVRERCDFLIRIPMFGRVNSLNASAAAAILLFEVRRQREGGRANTFHRGGR; encoded by the coding sequence TTGGGACCCGCAGGTCGCGAACAGATTGAGGGCAGGAATCCCGTCTTGGAAGCCCTCCGGGCCGGTCGGGAGATCGACCGGGTGATCATCGCCAAAGGCCTTGAGCGGGGCTTCCTCGAACGGCTCAAGGCCATGGCCGGGGAGCGGGCCATCGCCATCGAGGCCGTCGACCGGTCCAAGCTGGACGCTCTGGCTCAGACCCGGGCTCACCAGGGGGTCCTCGCCTACGCCCCGGCCCGGCGTCAGGTCGACCTTTCCGACCTCCTGGCCCGGGCCAATCGCTCCGAGCCGGCCCTCCTCGTCGCCTTGGACGGGGTGGAAGACCCGCAGAACCTCGGGGCCATCATCCGCTCGGCGGAGGCGGCGGGGGCCCACGGCGTCGTCGCCACCGAACGTCGCTCGGCGCCGCTCGGCCCGGGGGCGATCAAGGCCTCGGCCGGGGCGGTCGAGCATCTCCCGGTGGCCAGGGTGGTCAACCTGGCCCGGGCGATCGAGGAAATGAAAGAGGCCGGCGTGTGGGTTTTCGGGGCCGACGGCGGCGGAGACCGGGTCTACCACGAAGCCGACTTGTCCGGGCCGGTTGTCCTGGTCATCGGGGGTGAGGGCCGTGGACTCAGCCGGCTGGTCCGAGAGCGCTGCGACTTCCTGATCCGCATCCCGATGTTCGGACGGGTCAACTCCTTGAATGCCTCGGCGGCGGCGGCCATCCTCCTGTTTGAGGTCAGGCGGCAGAGGGAAGGCGGGCGGGCCAATACCTTTCACAGGGGTGGTCGGTAA
- a CDS encoding VanW family protein codes for MLPTLLLVLGTGFYAVGPGLGRVTEALLLKGLTAPGLRVLGTPIGHLSRDETLSVLLTLSREYRGRLVLLRYGPLVLKESAGSLGATLDAAATLERVWGIGRSGGLGSRLANVLWGDPGGREVPPVIRVDQADLHDALVRLAREVDLQPANATIDPGNGKASPATPGRRLIFEATERTIRAIVADSVSPEPAAAELTVEGLPPRVTTGDLTELGPQMIGRYATYFDQAVIGRSRNIARSARSLDGLLLHPGDVFSFNEAVGPTDADHGYEEAPEIFKGRFVTGIGGGVCQLSSTLYNSALLAGLEIIERYNHSRVLPYIPPGRDATVNYGGADFRFRNSTSFPLQVRAVVAEGGVATFFIGQRPPGPEIDIETYDREEVSPEVKEIVDQSLAPGARLVDEAPVAGLKIRVARVYRQGGREIRRETISHDLYPPLPEVVRVGPSPGGKGGEEQRPVNPADPSAGPPTDAPANPADERLIEGPSKPPAELKP; via the coding sequence TTGCTGCCCACCCTTCTCCTGGTCCTGGGGACGGGCTTCTACGCCGTTGGGCCTGGCCTGGGCCGGGTGACGGAAGCCCTGCTCCTGAAGGGCTTGACCGCGCCCGGATTGCGGGTCCTCGGGACCCCGATCGGGCACCTGTCCAGGGACGAGACGCTGTCGGTCCTCCTCACCCTCAGCCGGGAGTACCGCGGCAGGCTGGTCCTTCTCCGGTACGGACCGCTGGTCCTCAAGGAGAGCGCCGGTAGCTTGGGGGCGACCCTTGACGCGGCGGCCACTCTCGAGCGGGTCTGGGGGATCGGCCGCTCGGGCGGGCTCGGTTCCCGGCTGGCCAACGTCCTCTGGGGCGACCCCGGTGGCCGGGAAGTGCCCCCCGTCATCCGGGTCGACCAGGCCGACCTCCACGATGCCTTGGTCCGTCTGGCCCGGGAGGTCGATCTCCAACCGGCCAACGCGACCATCGACCCGGGAAACGGGAAGGCTTCGCCCGCCACACCCGGACGACGGCTGATCTTCGAGGCCACCGAGCGGACCATCCGGGCGATCGTGGCCGACTCGGTCTCGCCCGAGCCGGCGGCCGCCGAACTCACCGTCGAAGGGTTGCCGCCGCGGGTGACCACCGGCGACCTGACCGAGCTCGGGCCGCAGATGATCGGGCGCTACGCGACCTACTTCGACCAGGCGGTCATCGGCCGCAGCCGCAACATCGCCCGTTCGGCCCGGAGCCTCGACGGCCTCCTCCTGCACCCCGGGGACGTCTTCTCCTTCAATGAGGCGGTCGGACCGACCGATGCCGATCACGGCTATGAGGAAGCGCCGGAGATCTTCAAGGGGCGCTTCGTCACCGGCATCGGCGGGGGCGTCTGCCAGCTCTCATCGACTCTCTATAACTCGGCCCTCCTGGCCGGGCTGGAGATCATCGAGCGCTACAACCACTCGCGCGTATTGCCGTACATCCCGCCGGGACGGGATGCGACGGTCAATTACGGTGGGGCCGACTTTCGTTTCCGCAACAGCACGTCCTTCCCCCTCCAAGTCCGGGCGGTGGTGGCGGAAGGCGGCGTGGCGACGTTCTTCATCGGCCAGAGACCGCCGGGACCGGAGATCGATATCGAGACTTACGATCGCGAGGAAGTCTCCCCCGAGGTGAAGGAGATCGTCGACCAATCGTTGGCGCCCGGGGCACGTCTGGTCGACGAAGCACCGGTGGCCGGGTTGAAGATCAGGGTCGCCCGGGTCTACCGACAAGGCGGCCGAGAAATCCGCCGCGAGACCATCTCACACGACCTCTACCCGCCCCTGCCGGAGGTCGTCAGGGTCGGACCGAGCCCCGGTGGGAAGGGCGGGGAGGAGCAGCGACCGGTGAATCCGGCCGATCCGTCCGCCGGCCCGCCGACAGACGCCCCGGCCAACCCGGCGGATGAGCGGCTGATCGAAGGGCCGTCGAAACCGCCGGCCGAACTCAAACCCTGA
- the thyX gene encoding FAD-dependent thymidylate synthase, producing the protein MKVILMSHTPDPEQAVALAARLCYSPVGVEELGRAMSREDMARLIRGVVRMGHHSTLEHAAFQFAVEGVSRALTHQLVRHRLASYSQQSQRYVAASGFTYVVPPSVKAETKALETFERVIAEISRAYDDLLSLGLPKEDARYLLPNAAETKIVISMNARALRHFFELRCCARAQWEIRRLAYRMLREARRVAPLLFEDAGPPCESSGTCREGKLSCGRVGRLNRLASRLNGPRSGMPEAGRGQS; encoded by the coding sequence ATGAAGGTAATCCTGATGAGTCACACCCCCGACCCCGAACAGGCCGTGGCCTTGGCCGCGCGCCTCTGCTATTCGCCGGTGGGGGTCGAGGAACTGGGTCGGGCGATGTCCCGCGAGGACATGGCCCGGCTCATCCGTGGGGTCGTTCGGATGGGCCACCACTCGACCCTTGAGCACGCCGCCTTCCAGTTCGCCGTGGAAGGGGTCTCCCGGGCCCTCACCCATCAGTTGGTCAGACACCGCCTCGCCTCGTATTCGCAGCAATCACAACGTTACGTGGCCGCCAGCGGCTTCACCTACGTTGTTCCGCCGTCGGTCAAGGCGGAGACGAAGGCCCTGGAGACTTTCGAGCGGGTCATCGCCGAGATCAGCCGCGCCTATGACGATTTGCTGTCGCTCGGCCTGCCCAAGGAGGACGCCCGATACCTCCTGCCCAATGCGGCCGAGACGAAGATCGTCATCAGCATGAACGCCCGGGCTCTGCGCCACTTCTTCGAGCTTCGTTGCTGCGCCAGGGCCCAGTGGGAGATCCGCAGGCTGGCCTATCGGATGCTCCGCGAGGCCCGGCGGGTGGCTCCTCTCCTCTTCGAAGACGCCGGGCCGCCCTGCGAATCGTCGGGGACGTGCCGGGAAGGGAAGCTCTCCTGCGGTCGAGTGGGCCGCCTGAACCGTCTCGCCAGCCGGCTCAACGGGCCCCGGTCCGGTATGCCTGAGGCCGGCCGAGGGCAAAGCTAG
- a CDS encoding ribonuclease III domain-containing protein has translation MSEPFDPALLPPLVLAYIGDAVFELEVRVLLVREGLAEPERLHREAVTRVRAKAQSRVWQGIVDRLAPDEAAVARRGRNAKVGRRPPGTTSQEYHESTAFEALLGYLYLSGRIERLQEIIALARILAGEDER, from the coding sequence ATGTCCGAACCCTTCGACCCGGCCCTCCTCCCGCCGCTGGTCCTAGCCTACATCGGTGATGCCGTCTTCGAACTGGAGGTCCGCGTCCTTCTGGTCCGGGAAGGCCTGGCCGAGCCGGAGAGGCTCCACCGGGAGGCCGTCACTCGGGTTAGGGCCAAAGCTCAGTCCCGCGTCTGGCAAGGGATCGTTGATAGGCTAGCCCCCGACGAGGCGGCCGTGGCCAGGCGCGGACGCAACGCCAAAGTCGGCCGAAGGCCGCCGGGAACGACCAGCCAGGAGTACCACGAAAGCACGGCCTTCGAAGCCCTCCTTGGGTATCTGTACCTGTCCGGCCGGATCGAGCGGCTGCAGGAGATCATCGCTCTGGCCCGAATCTTGGCCGGGGAGGATGAGCGATGA